In the Solanum pennellii chromosome 5, SPENNV200 genome, one interval contains:
- the LOC107018453 gene encoding heavy metal-associated isoprenylated plant protein 37 — protein sequence MTKDEDFKLLKIQTCELRVNIHCDGCKQKVKKLLQRIEGVYQVNIDFEHQKVTVYGSVDSDTLIRRLVKARKHAELWSPNNTNQTQKQQNPICIKDNNKNKQNQKQQGILKNQHQEKFNLVPEEMDYLDEDDEDDDCYPEEEMRFVRDGQRQMAILRQQAQANNKKAMAAAVANGKGNNNNVAAHGKKTGPSPNMPMKANPGGGGIDQRAIHAMKMNMNGAASAAQLGPNVNLNEAEKMGMVGGNDLNSMMNLAGFHGNNNGTSTTNNNNNNVAAFLNANGFQGHQNNAIPGSLSTGGHHHPSSASMLMNMNNGGQQQQYNPSQMLMNFQNRHAMQHQQQQQQPQMMYNRSPFVPPSTGYYYNNTNNNYGQVPYTTYADPYYYTSAAAAAAANADQSATNTHMFSYENPSSCGIM from the exons ATGACTAAAGATGAAGACTTTAAGCTACTCAAGATTCAG aCTTGTGAGCTCAGAGTTAACATACATTGTGATGGTTGCAAGCAGAAAGTGAAGAAGCTCCTTCAGAGAATTGAAG GTGTTTACCAAGTAAACATTGACTTTGAGCATCAAAAAGTGACTGTTTATGGTAGTGTTGATTCTGATACTTTGATTAGAAGATTAGTTAAGGCTCGTAAGCACGCGGAGCTTTGGTCTCCGAATAACACCAATCAAACTCAGAAACAACAAAATCCCATCTGCATCAAAGATAACAACAAGAATAAGCAAAATCAGAAGCAACAAGGTATTCTCAAGAATCAGCACCAGGAAAAGTTTAATCTTGTGCCAGAGGAAATGGATTATCTCGATGAGGATGATGAGGACGATGATTGTTATCCTGAGGAAGAGATGAGGTTTGTGAGAGATGGACAAAGGCAGATGGCTATTCTTAGACAACAAGCACAAGCAAATAACAAGAAAGCTATGGCGGCCGCTGTGGCTAATGGGAAAGGTAACAACAACAATGTTGCTGCTCATGGCAAGAAAACTGGCCCTAGTCCGAATATGCCAATGAAGGCAAATCCCGGAGGCGGTGGCATTGACCAAAGAGCAATTCATGCTATGAAAATGAACATGAATGGTGCTGCTTCTGCTGCTCAATTAGGTCCAAATGTCAACCTCAACGAGGCTGAGAAAATGGGAATGGTAGGAGGAAACGACTTAAACTCAATGATGAATCTTGCTGGTTTTCATGGGAATAACAACGGTACGTCTACtactaacaataacaacaacaatgtTGCTGCATTCTTGAACGCGAATGGATTTCAAGGTCATCAAAACAATGCTATACCGGGATCTTTATCCACCGGTGGTCATCATCATCCTTCCTCTGCCTCGATGCTAATGAACATGAACAACGGAGGCCAACAACAACAGTACAATCCATCACAAAtgctaatgaattttcaaaacaGGCATGCTAtgcaacatcaacaacaacaacaacaacctcaGATGATGTACAATCGATCACCATTCGTTCCTCCATCCACCGGTTATTACTACAACAATACCAACAATAACTATGGCCAAGTCCCTTACACTACTTATGCTGATCCTTATTACTACACttctgctgctgctgctgctgctgctaaTGCTGATCAATCTGCCACTAATACTCATATGTTTAGTTATGAGAATCCTAGTAGTTGTGGTATTATGTGA
- the LOC107019121 gene encoding G-type lectin S-receptor-like serine/threonine-protein kinase At4g27290, protein MSPLFVFLFVLSFFSLINLSKSNNFTSQNSSIIGNTIGGNKWISIASTIVSSSGNFEMGFFTPGNNSNYYIGIWYKKISKQTIIWVANRETPISIYEMDFAQFKVDNGNLVLTNGTRHIIWSTNINYTTNFNNSQVVATLYDDGNLILSNNSTNYLWTSFDHPSHTFMPGSKFGYNKRTRLKQVLTSWKNANDPSPGPFTHEVDMENKYIGQGVNMWNHSVVYWNSGPWTGNNFTGVPYQPNPMFNYTYVNNDDEVYYMYNFFNPSLISNFIMDVNGQTKQLLWMDSTNDWNVFYTDPKQVCDVYSYCGSFGICNEVNSTSTCDCLNGFKPKFEKDWKLSSFSSGCMRKTSLNCGDFGEKDWFWMYKNMRLPTNNESLRVGNEVECENGCLEDCDCVGYAYGSGNIGCLIWKREMLNLQQLAQDNVNGSTIYVRLASSEFSSNQDQKQTSTKLKIAIPIGVIAALLILSCFFIYYRKRRNSKVKEGSTKFHRQNTEGEGLELIDIQDDDIEVPFFSFESILVATDDFSEQNKLGQGGFGPVYKGIFSGGREIALKRLSSHSGQGINEFKNEVMLIARLQHRNLVRLLGYCIQSSEKILLYEYMANKSLDTFIFDRKRSAILDWRKRIEIIEGIAKGLLYLHHDSRLRIIHRDLKTSNILLDEELNPKISDFGLARVVEGKITQANTNKVVGTYGYMAPEYAIDGLFSIKSDVFSFGIVILEIISGRRNTGFFNQEEASNLLGLAWRLWTEDKSMDLVDQSLHKSCNKEEAIKLINIGLLCVQEDPKDRPNTSNIIMMLGSENSNIISLPRPNQPAFMTRKSGNNNTTSSSNAKSDGVSNNQLTVTIEMGR, encoded by the exons atgtctcctctctttgtttttctctttgtactctcttttttctctctaataaatttatcaaaatctaACAATTTCACAAGCCAAAATAGTTCAATAATTGGTAACACAATTGGTGGAAACAAATGGATTTCAATTGCATCAACAATAGTTTCTTCAAGTGGTAATTTTGAAATGGGATTCTTCACACCAGGTAACAATTCCAATTATTACATAGGTATATGgtacaaaaaaataagtaaacaaacAATAATTTGGGTTGCAAATAGAGAGACACCAATTTCAATATATGAAATGGATTTTGCACAATTCAAGGTTGACAATGGTAATTTAGTACTCACAAATGGTACTAGACACATAATTTGGTCCACAAATATCAATTATACAACAAATTTCAACAATTCACAAGTTGTAGCAACACTTTATGATGATGGTAATTTGATATTGAGTAATAACTCGACGAATTATCTATGGACTAGTTTTGATCACCCGTCTCATACGTTCATGCCTGGTTCAAAATTTGGGTACAATAAACGTACAAGACTGAAGCAGGTCCTTACTTCATGGAAAAACGCGAACGATCCCTCACCGGGACCCTTTACACATGAAGTTGACATGGAAAATAAGTATATTGGACAAGGTGTTAATATGTGGAACCATAGTGTTGTTTATTGGAATAGTGGACCTTGGACAGGTAACAATTTTACTGGGGTACCATATCAACCAAATCCTATGTTTAATTATACATATGTTAATAATGATGATGAGgtttattatatgtataatttctTTAACCCttcattaatttcaaattttattatggATGTTAATGGACAAACAAAGCAATTATTATGGATGGATAGTACTAATGATTGGAATGTGTTTTACACTGATCCAAAACAAGTTTGTGATGTTTATTCCTATTGTGGAAGTTTTGGTATTTGTAATGAGGTAAACTCTACTTCAACATGTGATTGTTTGAATGGTTTTAAGCCTAAGTTTGAAAAAGATTGGAAATTGAGTAGCTTTTCAAGTGGATGTATGAGGAAAACAAGTTTGAATTGTGGTGATTTTGGTGAAAAGGATTGGTTTTGGATGTACAAGAATATGAGATTACCTACAAATAATGAGAGTTTGAGAGTTGGAAATGAAGTAGAGTGTGAAAATGGTTGTTTGGAGGATTGTGATTGTGTTGGTTATGCTTATGGTAGTGGAAATATTGGGTgtttgatatggaaaagggagatgttgaattTGCAACAACTTGCTCAAGATAATGTTAATGGAAGCACCATTTATGTTAGGCTTGCATCTTCTGAGTTTTCAAGTAACCAAG ATCAAAAGCAAACATCAACAAAGCTGAAAATTGCAATTCCTATAGGTGTAATTGCTGCACTTCTCATTCTATCATGCTTTTTTATATACtatagaaaaagaagaaactcAAAAGTCAAAG agGGTAGTACAAAATTTCACAGGCAGAATACAGAAGGAGAAGGATTAGAATTGATAGATATTCAAGATGATGATATTGAGGTTCcattttttagttttgaaaGTATATTAGTAGCAACAGATGACTTCTCTGAACAAAATAAGCTTGGTCAAGGAGGATTTGGTCCTGTTTACAAG GGAATATTTTCAGGGGGAAGAGAAATTGCATTAAAAAGGTTATCTAGCCATTCTGGACAAGGTATAAATGAATTCAAGAATGAAGTAATGTTGATTGCAAGGCTTCAACATAGAAATCTTGTGAGACTTTTGGGCTATTGCATTCAATCAAGTGAAAAGATTTTACTCTATGAGTATATGGCTAACAAAAGTCTAGACACCTTCATATTTG atCGAAAGCGAAGCGCGATATTGGATTGGAGAAAAAGAATTGAGATCATAGAGGGAATTGCTAAAGGACTTCTTTATCTACACCATGATTCAAGATTAAGGATTATTCATAGAGATCTCAAAACAAGCAACATATTATTAGATGAAGAATTGAATCCAAAAATATCAGATTTTGGATTAGCAAGAGTTGTTGAAGGGAAAATTACACAAGCAAATACAAATAAAGTGGTTGGAACCTA TGGTTATATGGCTCCGGAGTATGCAATAGATGGACTATTCTCAATTAAATCAGATGTATTTAGTTTCGGAATAGTTATACTCGAGATCATAAGTGGAAGAAGAAATACTGGATTTTTTAATCAAGAAGAAGCGTCGAATCTCTTAGGCCTT GCATGGAGACTTTGGACAGAAGATAAGTCAATGGACTTGGTGGATCAATCACTACATAAATCATGCAACAAAGAAGAAgcaattaaattgataaatattgggCTTTTATGTGTACAAGAAGATCCAAAAGACAGGCCCAATACATCAAATATAATTATGATGCTTGGTAGTGAAAATTCCAATATTATTTCACTTCCAAGACCAAATCAACCAGCTTTTATGACAAGAAAAAGTGGTAATAATAACACAACTTCTTCTTCTAATGCTAAGTCTGATGGTGTCTCTAATAATCAACTTACTGTCACCATCGAAATGGGTCGATAA